Proteins encoded together in one Astatotilapia calliptera chromosome 7, fAstCal1.2, whole genome shotgun sequence window:
- the hsbp1b gene encoding heat shock factor-binding protein 1b, which yields MAETDPKSVQDLTNVVQTLLQQMQDKFQTMSDQIIGRIDEMSTRIDDLEKNIADLMTQAGVEEIEATPEKAKEGQGS from the exons ATGGCTGAGACGGACCCCAAATCGGTGCAGGACCTTACCAATGTG GTTCAGACTCTGCTGCAACAGATGCAGGACAAGTTCCAGACCATGTCAGACCAGATCATTGGAAGGA TTGATGAAATGAGCACACGTATTGATGACTTGGAAAAAAACATTGCTGACCTGATGACCCAGGCTGGTGTCGAGGAGATCGAGGCAACACCAGAAAAAGCTAAAGAGGGTCAAGGATCATAA